A single genomic interval of Apis cerana isolate GH-2021 linkage group LG2, AcerK_1.0, whole genome shotgun sequence harbors:
- the LOC107997562 gene encoding uncharacterized protein LOC107997562 has translation MAPTIYLSEIPVVRTSTIPCSRRRQRIHNGAVAKQQRLEIRRLETNESSRDNGSLTPPENSLWESENSNDSCDPTIVSSSFPNVSARVPVDTKEHWKVFLARRKGLLDIVVRTMALIRRNNILQERVNALRAETRDFIHSVLNNPENKCIQQRLDIIDCKETDVTSSTEKTIPRPSLPPTPNSINSSSNDVTSTCSNNENDSEQSDIES, from the exons atggcTCCGACTATTTACTTGTCGGAGATACCTGTTGTAAGAACATCTACAATCCCATGTTCACGACGAAGACAAAGGATTCATAATGGAGCTGTTGCAAAACAACAAAGGCTAGAAATTAGACGATTAGAAACGAATGAGTCTTCACGCGATAATGGATCTTTGACACCACCGGAAAATTCTCTTTGGGAATCAGAAAATTCCAATGACTCCTGTGATCCGACAATCGTTAGTTCTTCCTTTCCAAATGTTTCTGCTAGAGTTCCAGTGGACACAAAGGAACATTGGAAAGTGTTTCTAGCGAGACGAAAAG GTCTTCTAGACATTGTCGTACGTACTATGGCTCTGATACGACGAAACAACATTCTTCAAGAAAGAGTAAACGCCCTGCGCGCAGAGACTCGAGACTTTATTCATTCAGTATTGAACAATCCCGAAAACAAGTGTATACAACAGAGATTGGATATTATTGACTGCAAGGAAACGGATGTGACCTCGTCGACGGAGAAAACTATACCAAGACCATCGCTTCCGCCTACACCAAACTCGATAAATTCCTCGTCAAACGACGTCACGTCAACCTGTAGTAACAACGAAAACGACTCTGAACAATCTGACATCGAATCGTAA
- the LOC107997539 gene encoding ATP synthase subunit b, mitochondrial, translated as MLSRLTFRNIPSQVKTLACGIQTTAVASSNGPRVKRPIDAPPVRLGFIPEEWFKFFYPKTGVTGPYVFLTTFSTYLLSKEWYVMEHEFYNGLSLLSIIIYVQYKFGAKIGAFLDKGVDKEEEELNNQKNENIEEIQKQIDELEKEKWRIDGQLMLYDVKKQNIWMQLEASYRENLATIHSQVKKILDYHAQIDNINRRISQKHMMQWIINSVLASITPEQEKANLLQCIKDLESLSKA; from the exons ATGCTGTCGAGATTAACTTTTCGCAATA ttccTTCACAAGTGAAGACTCTAGCTTGTGGAATTCAAACAACTGCTGTAGCATCATCTAATGGACCACGTGTAAAGCGACCCATAGATGCACCTCCAGTTAGATTAGGATTTATTCCAGAAGAAtggtttaaatttttctatcctaaAACTGGAGTTACag gcccatatgtatttttaacaactttttcaacatatttattatccaaGGAATGGTATGTTATGGaacatgaattttataatggaCTTTCTTTGCTTTCAATCATTATATATGTCCAATATAAATTTGGAGCGAAAATTGGAGCATTTTTAGATAAAGGAGttgataaagaagaagaagaacttaataatcaaaaaaatgaaaatatagaagaaattcAGAAACAGATTGATgagttagaaaaagaaaaatggcgcATTGATGGACAATTAATGCTTTATGatgtaaagaaacaaaatatttggatGCAATTGGAAGCAAGTTATAGAGAAAATTTGGCAACTATTCATTCACAA gttaaaaaaattcttgattatCATGctcaaatagataatataaatcgtaGAATTTCTCAGAAACATATGATGCAGTGGATTATAAATAGTGTATTAGCATCTATCACACCTGAACAAGAAAAAGCTAATCTTCTACAATGTATTAAAGATCTTGAAAGTCTTTCAAAAGCTTGA
- the LOC107997541 gene encoding dynein regulatory complex protein 8-like isoform X2, whose protein sequence is MAQSPIVELTILEKRICEVFDIFDTTKSDEIDVKDLGIIIRTLGCVVTEAELQEIQVQVEDVVTNRIPLKKFLEYMSKAIGEYKYKPAEPEDLLKAFQLLDPEHRGYIMREDLEKIMMETGEPFSTEEINNMMAIACDPETKQINYEHYINLLLVKIPEPLNVYSIADLMEAARLEALPKKPKLDSLLLTYQ, encoded by the exons atggcacagt CACCAATAGTAGAACTaacaatattagaaaaaagaatttgtgaagtatttgatatatttgatactACAAAAAGTGATGAAATAGATGTTAAAGATTTGGGAATTATTATCAGAACCTTAGGATGTGTTGTCACAGAAGCAGAATTACAAGAAATACAAGTTCAAGTGGAAGATGTAGTAACTAATCGTATAccattaaaaaagtttttagaatatatgtcCAAAGCTATTGGTGAATACAA atATAAGCCAGCAGAACcagaagatttattaaaagcaTTCCAATTATTAGATCCTGAACATCGAGGTTACATTATGCGTGAAgacttagaaaaaataatgatggaAACTGGAGAACCATTTTCaacagaagaaataaataacatgaTGGCTATTGCATGTGATCCcgaaacaaaacaaattaattatgaacattatattaatttattactt GTAAAAATACCTGAACCATTGAATGTATATTCCATTGCTGATTTAATGGAGGCTGCTAGATTAGAAGCTTTGCCTAAAAAACCTAAATTGGATAGTCTTTTACTtacttatcaataa
- the LOC107997538 gene encoding delta(3,5)-Delta(2,4)-dienoyl-CoA isomerase, mitochondrial isoform X1 translates to MFLNTIRYCLKNIKAQTQYIYKMNYSNIKNFDKYKTLTISVPKEFVFMIQLNRSEKLNALNDVMWKEFKICFNELATESECRVIILSGIGKAFCAGIDVQNMMKLSQDLIKHEDIARKCKIIRLKIKEYQESFDAIEKCPKPVIAAVHGACIGAGVDMISAADIRYCSSDAWFQIKEVDFGMAADIGTLQRFSKIIGSDSLIRELVYTARKFSAVEAAQQGFVSCLFDNQESLLNGSIKLAEKIASKSPVAIQGSKLSLIYSRDHTVQEGLDHIVSFNIFPPIKNLIIFLYIFIYFFKLYFNRPCIIRVCF, encoded by the exons atgtttttaaatacaattcgctattgtttaaaaaatataaaagcac aaacacaatatatttataaaatgaattattctaatattaaaaattttgataaatataaaactttaacaATATCTGTACcaaaagaatttgtttttatgatACAGTTAAACAGATCTGAAAAACTTAATGCATTAAATGATGTTATGTGGAA agaatttaaaatttgcttcAATGAATTAGCTACAGAATCAGAATGTAGAGTAATAATTTTGTCAGGTATTGGCAAAGCATTTTGTGCag gtATTGATGTGCAAAATATGATGAAACTTAgtcaagatttaataaaacatgaaGATATTGCACGAAAATGCAAGATTATAcgattaaagataaaagaatatcaaGAGAGTTTTGATGCAATAGAAAaa tGTCCAAAACCAGTAATTGCAGCTGTACATGGTGCATGTATTGGAGCTGGTGTGGATATGATATCTGCAGCAGATATACGTTATTGTTCTTCAGATGCAtggtttcaaataaaagaagtTGATTTTGGTATGGCTGCTGATATTGGTACATTGCAaagattttccaaaattatagGTTCTGACAGTTTAATAAGAGAACTTGTATATACTGCAAGAAAATTTTCAGCTGTTGAAGCTGCACAACAAGGTTTTGTGAGTTGTTTATTTGATAATCAAGAAag tttattgaATGGTTCAATAAAACTTGCAGAAAAAATAGCAAGTAAAAGTCCAGTTGCAATACAGGGTtcaaaattaagtttaatttattcaagagATCATACTGTTCAAGAAGGTTTGGACCATATtgtaagttttaatatttttccacctataaaaaatttaataatttttttatacatatttatatatttttttaaattatattttaataggcCATGTATAATCAGAGTATGCTTCTAA
- the LOC107997542 gene encoding golgin-84, whose product MKMAWLSGLADKAENLLNKIDKNTAAVLNKDKYELSQSQLTHVTWIPSESCVNKQDDMILKSTTESPKNFSYVRSTSNLSSLTTNSIMSRDEELLTFLNTPNSSPKKNIAEVSISPPTPSSLMVEHPTDTTDSVSDLSIHSGRSSPSFMHTSVDVTDNLNYDIVNVNNNFCTNEVIDTLNDEIVENQISGHDIIKKKTDTIQQEYKYDVKQENIEINKLMNSSHNKYVRKYLKEVERNLEERNELLGKQETDHQKEITVLNEKLQSLYTEKMQLSKQVIELQFALERSRSELNSARSDLEQHKARALKTLQEKEKLIADLRCNESTKMDDTTIIELNQLRQERDILREENQQISEQLRIVREELMNADVKLEKMRQKSTEANVQAQEILATERRRRLDAEEDARLHSDEIRSLKDELIRQRNNYTTQIQKSDSEIARFRMQLSAASTPNSEVESRLASLTQTLVSKQQALESLTTERNALRLQLEKIEHEFRNNRRNVPYNSINDTDDAKAQVPTFLIETPFDTGVTRRVKRAYSLLDAISIRTGVFLRRYPLARILVLIYMALLQFWVLIVLLSQSPEAH is encoded by the exons atgaaaatggcATGGTTATCAGGTCTTGCTGATAAagctgaaaatttattaaataaaatagataaaaataccGCTgcagttttaaataaagacaaatatgaattatcaCAGTCTCAATTGACACATGTTACATGGATTCCTTCTGAGtcatg tGTTAACAAACAAGATGATATGATTTTGAAATCTACTACAGAATcaccaaaaaatttttcttatgttCGTTCAACATCAAATCTTTCTTCACTGACAACAAATTCTATTATGTCTAGAGATGAAGAGcttcttacatttttaaatacaccAAATTCAAGTCCAAAAAAGAATATAGCAGAAGTTTCAATATCACCACCAACACCTTCATCACTTATGGTTGAACATCCAACAGATACTACAGATTCTGTATCAGATTTATCAATTCATAGTGGTCGATCCAGTCCCAGTTTTATGCATACTTCTGTAGATGTAACagataatcttaattatgatattgtaaatgtaaacaataatttttgtacaaaCGAAGTAATAGATAcattaaatgatgaaatagtagaaaatcaaatttctg gacatgatattattaaaaaaaaaactgatacTATACaacaagaatataaatatgatgtgaaacaagaaaatatagaaataaataaattaatgaattcatcTCACAACAAATATGtaagaaaatatctaaaagaagtagaaagaaatttagaagaaagaaatgaattacTTGGAAAACAAGAAACAGACCATCAAAAAGAAATCACAgtcttgaatgaaaaattgcaatCTCTATACAcagaaaaaatgcaattatctAAACAAGTAATAGAATTACAATTTGCTTTAGAAAGAAGTAGATCAGAATTAAATTCTGCTAGATCTGATTTAGAACAACATAAAGCTAGAGCTTTAAAGAcattacaagaaaaagaaaaattgatagcAGATTTAAGATGCAATGAGTCTACAAAAATGGATGATACAactattatagaattaaatcaattaag acAAGAACGTGATATACTTAGAGAAGAAAATCAACAAATTTCTGAACAATTAAGAATAGTACGTGAAGAATTAATGAATGCTGatgtaaaattagaaaaaatgagGCAAAAATCTACTGAGGCAAATGTACAAGCTCAAGAAATTCTTGCTACGGAAAGGCGTAGAAGATTGGATGCAGAAGAAGATGCAAGATTACATTcagat gAAATAAGATCattaaaagatgaattaaTTCGACAACGTAATAATTATACTACACAAATACAAAAAAGCGATTCTGAAATTGCTCGATTTAGAATGCAATTATCTGCAGCTTCAACACCAAATAGCGAAGTAGAATCGAGATTGGCATCTCTTACACAAACATTAGTTTCAAAGCAACAAGCATTAGAAAGTTTAACAACAGAAAGAAATGCTTTAAGGctacaattagaaaaaatagaa CATGAATTTAGGAACAATCGTCGTAATGTTCCTTACAATAGTATAAATGATACAGATGATGCTAAAGCTCAAGTACCGACATTTCTAATAGAAACTCCATTTGATACTGGAGTTACTAGAAGAGTAAAAAGAGCTTATTCTTTATTAGATGCTATTAGTATTCGCACAGGAGTATTTTTAAGAAGATATCCTCTTGCAAGGATTTtggtattaatttatatg GCATTACTTCAATTTTGGGTTCTTATAGTTCTTTTATCACAATCACCAGAAGcacattaa
- the LOC107997538 gene encoding delta(3,5)-Delta(2,4)-dienoyl-CoA isomerase, mitochondrial isoform X2 has product MFLNTIRYCLKNIKAQTQYIYKMNYSNIKNFDKYKTLTISVPKEFVFMIQLNRSEKLNALNDVMWKEFKICFNELATESECRVIILSGIGKAFCAGIDVQNMMKLSQDLIKHEDIARKCKIIRLKIKEYQESFDAIEKCPKPVIAAVHGACIGAGVDMISAADIRYCSSDAWFQIKEVDFGMAADIGTLQRFSKIIGSDSLIRELVYTARKFSAVEAAQQGFVSCLFDNQESLLNGSIKLAEKIASKSPVAIQGSKLSLIYSRDHTVQEGLDHIAMYNQSMLLSEDFINGIMSQATKSDPPIFSKL; this is encoded by the exons atgtttttaaatacaattcgctattgtttaaaaaatataaaagcac aaacacaatatatttataaaatgaattattctaatattaaaaattttgataaatataaaactttaacaATATCTGTACcaaaagaatttgtttttatgatACAGTTAAACAGATCTGAAAAACTTAATGCATTAAATGATGTTATGTGGAA agaatttaaaatttgcttcAATGAATTAGCTACAGAATCAGAATGTAGAGTAATAATTTTGTCAGGTATTGGCAAAGCATTTTGTGCag gtATTGATGTGCAAAATATGATGAAACTTAgtcaagatttaataaaacatgaaGATATTGCACGAAAATGCAAGATTATAcgattaaagataaaagaatatcaaGAGAGTTTTGATGCAATAGAAAaa tGTCCAAAACCAGTAATTGCAGCTGTACATGGTGCATGTATTGGAGCTGGTGTGGATATGATATCTGCAGCAGATATACGTTATTGTTCTTCAGATGCAtggtttcaaataaaagaagtTGATTTTGGTATGGCTGCTGATATTGGTACATTGCAaagattttccaaaattatagGTTCTGACAGTTTAATAAGAGAACTTGTATATACTGCAAGAAAATTTTCAGCTGTTGAAGCTGCACAACAAGGTTTTGTGAGTTGTTTATTTGATAATCAAGAAag tttattgaATGGTTCAATAAAACTTGCAGAAAAAATAGCAAGTAAAAGTCCAGTTGCAATACAGGGTtcaaaattaagtttaatttattcaagagATCATACTGTTCAAGAAGGTTTGGACCATATt gcCATGTATAATCAGAGTATGCTTCTAAgtgaagattttataaatggaattatGTCACAAGCTACTAAAAGTGATCCtccaatattttctaaattataa